One window of the Diachasmimorpha longicaudata isolate KC_UGA_2023 chromosome 9, iyDiaLong2, whole genome shotgun sequence genome contains the following:
- the LOC135166235 gene encoding homogentisate 1,2-dioxygenase isoform X1 has protein sequence MLIVSQEVSMKDNFQYLSGFGNEFASEDPRCPGSLPQGQNTPQKCPYGLYAEQLSGTAFTAPRDENRRTWFYRIKPSVCHGRYERVEKTKLSHDWRNFDPNPLRWRAFDAPTRQGSPVDFIEGLHTICGAGDASVRNGVAIHVYLCNASMKDSAFYNADGDFLIVPQLGTLMIRTEFGKIQCEPNEICVIQQGMKFSVSVLGPSRGYILEVFDNHFQLPHLGPIGANGLANPRDFLTPVACYEDCDLKFKIYSKYQGKLFSFERDSSPFDVVSWHGNYVPYKYDLNRFMVINSVSFDHCDPSIFTVLTCPSSKPGTAIADFVIFPPRWSVQENTFRPPYYHRNCMSEFMGLIKGQYEAKEEGFQPGGASLHTVMTPHGPDAKCFEGASNADLMPEKIAEGTMAFMFETSLCMGLTSWGATNSKLDPNYLGCWGGLEKHFRSSHGSESAL, from the exons ATGTTAATCGTGTCCCAAGAAGTCAGCATGAAAGACAATTTTCAG TATCTCTCCGGCTTTGGAAACGAGTTCGCGAGTGAAGATCCTCGATGTCCAGGCTCTCTACCACAAGGCCAGAATACTCCACAAAAGTGTCCCTATGGTCTCTACGCTGAGCAACTGTCGGGCACAGCTTTCACTG CACCTAGAGATGAAAATAGACGCACATGGTTTTACAGGATCAAGCCATCTGTTTGTCATGGACGATATGAACGAGTGGAGAAGACAAAATTGAGCCACGACTGGAGAAATTTCGATCCAAATCCT cTCCGTTGGAGGGCTTTTGATGCTCCAACTCGTCAAGGCTCCCCCGTTGACTTTATCGAGGGTCTCCACACAATTTGTGGAGCTGGAGATGCATCCGTGAGGAATGGAGTTGCCATCCACGTTTATCTATGTAATGCCTCCATGAAAGACTCGGCTTTCTACAACGCTGATGGTGATTTCCTCATCG TGCCACAGCTCGGCACTTTGATGATTAGAAcggaatttggaaaaattcagtgtGAGCCTAATGAAATCTGCGTCATTCAACAGGGAATGAAATTCTCTGTGAGTGTTCTTGGTCCATCCAGGGGATATATTCTCGAGGTTTTTGATAATCACTTTCAGTTGCCCCATCTCGGACCGATTG GGGCTAATGGCTTAGCTAATCCTCGTGACTTTCTCACACCAGTCGCCTGCTACGAAGATTgcgatttaaaattcaaaatttactcAAAATATCAGGGAAAACTATTCTCCTTCGAAAGAGACAGCAGTCCATTTGATGTGGTATCTTGGCACGGCAATTATGTCCCTTATAAATACGATTTAAACCGTTTTATGGTCATAAATTCCGTCTCATTCGATCACTGC GATCCGTCGATCTTCACCGTTCTCACTTGTCCCTCTTCAAAACCAGGGACAGCTATCGCTGATTTCGTCATATTTCCACCCAGATGGTCCGTCCAAGAGAACACTTTCCGCCCACCGTACTATCACA GAAACTGCATGAGTGAATTTATGGGCCTGATAAAGGGCCAGTACGAGGCTAAGGAGGAAGGGTTTCAGCCTGGAGGAGCATCTCTTCACACTGTGATGACACCTCATGGTCCTGATGCCAAGTGCTTCGAAGGAGCCAGCAATGCTGACCTGATGCCAGAGAAAATTGCGGAGGGCACCATGGCCTTCATGTTTGAGACATCTCTCTGCATGGGCCTCACCTCCTGGGGTGCTACCAACAGCAAACTGGATCCAAATTACTTGGGCTGTTGGGGAGGGCTCGAGAAACACTTTAGGTCTAGTCATGGATCTGAATCAGCTCTCTGA
- the LOC135166235 gene encoding homogentisate 1,2-dioxygenase isoform X2 encodes MESDLKYLSGFGNEFASEDPRCPGSLPQGQNTPQKCPYGLYAEQLSGTAFTAPRDENRRTWFYRIKPSVCHGRYERVEKTKLSHDWRNFDPNPLRWRAFDAPTRQGSPVDFIEGLHTICGAGDASVRNGVAIHVYLCNASMKDSAFYNADGDFLIVPQLGTLMIRTEFGKIQCEPNEICVIQQGMKFSVSVLGPSRGYILEVFDNHFQLPHLGPIGANGLANPRDFLTPVACYEDCDLKFKIYSKYQGKLFSFERDSSPFDVVSWHGNYVPYKYDLNRFMVINSVSFDHCDPSIFTVLTCPSSKPGTAIADFVIFPPRWSVQENTFRPPYYHRNCMSEFMGLIKGQYEAKEEGFQPGGASLHTVMTPHGPDAKCFEGASNADLMPEKIAEGTMAFMFETSLCMGLTSWGATNSKLDPNYLGCWGGLEKHFRSSHGSESAL; translated from the exons ATGGAGTCTGATCTGAAG TATCTCTCCGGCTTTGGAAACGAGTTCGCGAGTGAAGATCCTCGATGTCCAGGCTCTCTACCACAAGGCCAGAATACTCCACAAAAGTGTCCCTATGGTCTCTACGCTGAGCAACTGTCGGGCACAGCTTTCACTG CACCTAGAGATGAAAATAGACGCACATGGTTTTACAGGATCAAGCCATCTGTTTGTCATGGACGATATGAACGAGTGGAGAAGACAAAATTGAGCCACGACTGGAGAAATTTCGATCCAAATCCT cTCCGTTGGAGGGCTTTTGATGCTCCAACTCGTCAAGGCTCCCCCGTTGACTTTATCGAGGGTCTCCACACAATTTGTGGAGCTGGAGATGCATCCGTGAGGAATGGAGTTGCCATCCACGTTTATCTATGTAATGCCTCCATGAAAGACTCGGCTTTCTACAACGCTGATGGTGATTTCCTCATCG TGCCACAGCTCGGCACTTTGATGATTAGAAcggaatttggaaaaattcagtgtGAGCCTAATGAAATCTGCGTCATTCAACAGGGAATGAAATTCTCTGTGAGTGTTCTTGGTCCATCCAGGGGATATATTCTCGAGGTTTTTGATAATCACTTTCAGTTGCCCCATCTCGGACCGATTG GGGCTAATGGCTTAGCTAATCCTCGTGACTTTCTCACACCAGTCGCCTGCTACGAAGATTgcgatttaaaattcaaaatttactcAAAATATCAGGGAAAACTATTCTCCTTCGAAAGAGACAGCAGTCCATTTGATGTGGTATCTTGGCACGGCAATTATGTCCCTTATAAATACGATTTAAACCGTTTTATGGTCATAAATTCCGTCTCATTCGATCACTGC GATCCGTCGATCTTCACCGTTCTCACTTGTCCCTCTTCAAAACCAGGGACAGCTATCGCTGATTTCGTCATATTTCCACCCAGATGGTCCGTCCAAGAGAACACTTTCCGCCCACCGTACTATCACA GAAACTGCATGAGTGAATTTATGGGCCTGATAAAGGGCCAGTACGAGGCTAAGGAGGAAGGGTTTCAGCCTGGAGGAGCATCTCTTCACACTGTGATGACACCTCATGGTCCTGATGCCAAGTGCTTCGAAGGAGCCAGCAATGCTGACCTGATGCCAGAGAAAATTGCGGAGGGCACCATGGCCTTCATGTTTGAGACATCTCTCTGCATGGGCCTCACCTCCTGGGGTGCTACCAACAGCAAACTGGATCCAAATTACTTGGGCTGTTGGGGAGGGCTCGAGAAACACTTTAGGTCTAGTCATGGATCTGAATCAGCTCTCTGA